One Pichia kudriavzevii chromosome 3, complete sequence genomic window carries:
- a CDS encoding uncharacterized protein (PKUD0C06557) yields the protein MPMEFYPTAQAADVLPPKISDNSYLGDTMTSKNTDAEHTITSGFFKVVPGEPLVYTYTYDEMKVCLESVGDMSITDEEGTVIKPKKGDTIYLKNGCTITFKAEGEGSYGKFFYCGLKTLNQL from the coding sequence ATGCCAATGGAATTCTACCCAACTGCACAGGCGGCAGATGTTTTACCACCTAAAATTTCAGACAACTCCTATCTCGGTGACACCATGACCAGCAAGAACACTGATGCTGAACATACAATCACCTCTGGCTTCTTCAAGGTTGTCCCAGGTGAACCGTTAGTTTACACATACACCTACGATGAAATGAAGGTCTGTTTGGAGTCTGTGGGTGACATGTCCATCACTGATGAAGAAGGCACCGTCATCAAACCTAAAAAGGGTGACACCATCTATTTGAAGAACGGATGCACGATTACCTTCAAAGCAGAAGGTGAGGGCTCCTACGGGAAGTTTTTCTATTGTGGTCTCAAAACATTAAACCAGTTATAA
- a CDS encoding uncharacterized protein (PKUD0C06560; Pfam Domains: Bul1_N(1.4e-53)), with protein sequence MDNRFPNSKVSHQENNEAGASPKPKYEPSDGEDSTVIEDVLPSFEMHNYMFNRTIFDTENIASLEQPPTYDEAPPNTTGDLNRSNSSLFDQNNFVDPTKNPNLLLLNNLDKFQKLDVPLDIQIVLTKSIPKIGSPKPERENPLRQYRPGEVVCGYIIIENKTKEPIPFEMLLVSLEGNMTITNPAKPHELIRKKFLKTYDLSACFHYGCIDLASQNVSENTFIDEFDQTYLGFQKGRRIRTNAKHKKHFAFKLPHFLLDTACFEELPNHLKLPPSFGVDNCAFGGDARDIRVDNLHGYGRLNVYGSPIKTNDYAVYGQSISYLINVQFIGRRLDFYKKFYYKETSHEYDFISLKNVEHYFRIDTSDVSTDILNPLWMSNFGEMPTKEQLKLIENLTTDKLNEILERKNLKQIGIKDRLEQDQIIFSALPTSKKSEPHIPSNSSDLPTNFDLKELKTAFVNDNGFCRQKAITLVRDFFNKVDGDLSVTISMDKNAQIKSLKPKSLRMASKNPKQYNSELQSISSNTNIRTPLTSPQLETATSNMSLDTLINARLDQESMFVSLTFENRKGSKIHLPSTITITPNLQVYNVESPYPIPITFDNQFIFDFGLEEPYLSNLKKKYKFYYQQLVQVLKELETGLARSLYDKINSLAGLKVEKHIVRKIFESHVIDLHNQWKFDEAAHKYQCEFQLPLALDMRSPDRLNTLCIPPTFQQCLLCRLYAINLQVSVKKAKNTLEMTFPVSVI encoded by the coding sequence ATGGACAATCGGTTTCCTAATTCAAAGGTATCtcatcaagaaaacaatgaagCTGGTGCTTCTCCCAAACCCAAGTATGAACCTAGTGATGGAGAAGATTCCACAGTGATTGAAGATGTATTGCCATCTTTTGAAATGCACAATTATATGTTCAATAGAACCATTTTTGATACAGAAAATATAGCATCACTGGAACAACCCCCAACTTATGATGAGGCACCGCCGAATACAACAGGAGATTTGAATCGATCCAATTCTTCACTATTCGatcaaaataattttgttgaCCCCACCAAAAACCCGAACTTGTTGCTCTTGAACAATTTAgataaattccaaaaactGGATGTACCTCTCGACATCCAGATCGTTTTAACTAAAAGTATCCCCAAAATAGGGTCACCTAAACCCGAGCGAGAAAACCCTCTTAGACAGTACAGGCCCGGAGAAGTTGTTTGTGGTTACattatcattgaaaacaaaaccaaGGAGCCCATTCCGTTTGAAATGTTACTGGTATCGCTAGAGGGAAATATGACGATAACCAACCCAGCCAAACCCCATGAATTGATCAGAaagaaattcttgaaaacttATGATTTGAGTGCGTGCTTTCATTATGGCTGTATTGACCTTGCATCTCAAAATGTTTCCGAGAACACATTCATTGACGAATTTGACCAAACTTATCTGGGGTTTCAAAAGGGAAGAAGAATCAGGACTAATGCAAAGCATAAGAAACATTTTGCCTTTAAGCTGCCCCATTTTTTGTTAGATACCGCATGCTTTGAAGAGTTACCAAATCATTTAAAGCTACCACCATCTTTTGGTGTGGATAACTGCGCGTTTGGTGGTGACGCAAGAGATATAAGAGTTGACAATTTACATGGATATGGTAGGTTGAATGTCTATGGGTCTCCCATAAAAACAAACGATTATGCAGTATACGGCCAGTCAATTTCTTATCTGATCAATGTCCAATTTATTGGTAGAAGGTTGGATTTTTATAAAAAGTTCTACTATAAAGAGACATCACACGAATATGACTTTATTTCCTTGAAGAATGTTGAACATTATTTCAGAATTGATACCAGTGATGTTTCAACAGATATTCTCAACCCCTTATGGATGAGCAATTTTGGTGAAATGCCAACAAAAGAACAGCTCAAACTAATTGAAAACCTTACAACAGATAAGTTGAATGAAATTCTTGAAAGGAAAAACCTCAAACAGATTGGCATCAAAGATCGATTGGAACAGGATCAGATTATCTTTTCTGCATTGCCAACATCTAAGAAATCTGAACCTCATATACCCTCGAATTCATCGGATTTACCAACCAATTTTGACTTGAAGGAGCTGAAAACAGCCTTTGTTAATGACAACGGGTTTTGCCGCCAAAAAGCAATTACTTTAGTTCgtgatttcttcaataaagtTGACGGCGACTTATCAGTTACTATTAGTATGGATAAAAATGCCCAGATTAAATCGTTGAAGCCGAAATCCCTAAGGATGGCAAGtaaaaatccaaaacagTACAACAGCGAACTCCAATCAATAAGCTCCAACACAAACATTCGAACCCCATTAACATCTCCTCAATTAGAAACAGCAACGTCTAACATGTCATTAGATACGTTGATTAATGCAAGGCTTGATCAAGAATCAATGTTTGTTTCCTTAACTTTTGAGAACAGAAAAGGATCAAAAATTCACTTACCTAGTACTATTACAATTACACCCAATCTACAGGTTTATAATGTGGAATCACCCTATCCAATTCCAATTACTTTTGATAACCAGTTcatatttgattttgggtTGGAGGAACCATACCTatcaaacttgaagaaaaagtaCAAGTTTTACTACCAACAGTTAGTTCAAGTTTTAAAAGAGCTCGAAACAGGCCTAGCTAGAAGCTTGTATGATAAAATAAACAGTTTAGCAGGACTCAAAGTTGAGAAACATATAGTGAGGAAGATCTTTGAGTCACATGTTATTGACTTGCACAACCAATGGAAGTTTGACGAAGCCGCACACAAGTATCAATGTGAATTCCAACTACCACTAGCTCTGGACATGAGAAGCCCTGACAGATTGAATACTCTGTGTATTCCGCCAACTTTTCAACAGTGTCTGTTGTGCCGTCTCTATGCCATCAACCTGCAGGTGTCTGTGAAAAAGGCCAAGAATACACTCGAAATGACATTCCCGGTATCGGTGATTTAA
- a CDS encoding uncharacterized protein (PKUD0C06570; similar to Saccharomyces cerevisiae YML111W (BUL2) and YMR275C (BUL1); ancestral locus Anc_8.834) — protein MTINDNADYPLYANKSTQADVKLMPDTDSTDDVSSVLEEILPSFHMHNDVFYKTILDNSNENEEDDDANLPEYTSDVETMIEGNDSNDREIGDPINNPSLILLNNVDKLPRVNVNVSIKVVLTKKQPRIGELPEKESPLVEYGPGDKVTGYVLVKSNNKEPVRFESFHVSLEGVVKVPKIQADSTKKILSYPFLIMHDLNASYHEGHIPMTAYGEDRVLQADPTDNSLIGFKNRTIVPNLTHKKFFTFRLPYNLLDTTCPDNISEHLNLLPSYGLDEEISRLIEVNRNVDPALKYRRFENLPDSPILVNDLAPNGQSISYFIKVQIVGRTSIVKKVKAQIPKDVSSRYSIFNVKKCYLRVKAIREGLTNNLINAMSDGAIINSYRTCEQIAYFEEYVIKSLQRLKTRAQLITAGIKDKVKQDEYIASLESDETKKAKHLNKTTNLNQNIIRCNNHYYLNHDKVEISKDIFGRSGGSIYIKASMPSDSHINSIKSHLLHGKSENRPIMNRNYSLPLSHTTSNSTLALSSVRSSPNFNELADQDVQFIELDLQYRGKLGRFELPSSININSVIKAVNVSSVNCIPFNIDGEFLMDDQLHAHVLPSLRANFKTYGDEVDMLRDRKVLVGKELRNSIEAIKNLTIVETPVSKVEFSPEVVDLTKEWRYEEETKCYKASIRVPLELNSKLLRRSSVHLLPTFESCLVSQFYLVYFTLSIKKSKKYITFKFPIKVV, from the coding sequence ATGACCATCAACGACAACGCAGATTATCCTCTCTATGCTAATAAATCAACACAGGCAGACGTAAAATTGATGCCAGATACAGATTCTACCGATGACGTGAGTTCAGTATTGGAGGAAATATTACCCTCTTTCCACATGCACAATGATGTCTTTTATAAGACAATTCTAGATAATAGCAACGAAAAcgaggaagatgatgatgccAACTTGCCTGAATATACATCAGATGTAGAAACGATGATCGAAGGTAACGATTCTAATGATCGAGAGATAGGTGATCCAATAAACAACCCTAGTTTGATCTTATTGAATAATGTCGACAAGTTACCTAGAGTTAATGTTAATGTTAGCATTAAGGTTGTTTTAACCAAGAAACAACCCCGAATAGGGGAACTTCCCGAGAAGGAAAGTCCTTTAGTTGAATATGGTCCGGGTGATAAAGTTACTGGGTATGTTCTTGTCAAGTCTAACAATAAAGAACCGGTGCGATTTGAATCATTTCACGTGTCACTTGAAGGTGTTGTTAAAGTCCCAAAAATACAGGCCGATTCCACAAAAAAGATTTTAAGTTATCCGTTTTTGATAATGCATGACTTGAACGCATCTTATCATGAAGGTCATATACCAATGACTGCATATGGCGAAGATAGAGTTTTGCAAGCTGATCCAACCGATAATTCATTAATTGGATTTAAAAATCGGACAATTGTGCCAAATCTAACGCATAAGAAATTCTTCACATTTAGATTGCCCTATAATTTGCTAGATACGACATGCCCTGATAACATCAGTGagcatttgaatttgttaCCAAGTTATGGATTAGACGAAGAAATAAGCAGGCTAATCGAAGTCAATAGAAATGTCGATCCGGCATTGAAATATAggagatttgaaaatttaccAGATAGCCCAATTTTAGTCAATGATCTAGCACCCAATGGCCAATCAATTTcttattttatcaaagttCAGATTGTCGGACGCACTAGTATAGTCAAAAAAGTCAAAGCACAAATTCCAAAAGACGTGAGTAGTCGATATTCAATTTTCAATGTTAAAAAATGTTATCTAAGAGTTAAGGCAATTAGGGAAGGCCTTACTAATAATCTTATCAATGCAATGAGCGATGGAGCTATAATAAACAGCTATAGAACATGTGAGCAGATAGCATATTTTGAGGAATATGTGATCAAATCACTTCAGCGGCTGAAAACGAGAGCACAGTTAATAACTGCCGGTATAAAAGATAAAGTGAAACAAGACGAGTATATTGCTTCATTGGAATCCgatgaaacaaagaaagcCAAACATCTAAACAAAACCACCAATCTCAACCAAAACATCATAAGGTGTAATAATCATTATTACCTAAATCATgataaagttgaaatttcCAAGGATATTTTTGGGAGATCAGGTGGAAGTATTTATATAAAGGCTTCCATGCCAAGCGACAGCCATATAAATTCCATCAAGTCACATTTGCTTCATGGTAAATCTGAAAACCGCCCCATTATGAACCGAAACTACAGTTTACCCTTGAGTCATACAACTTCCAATTCCACATTAGCATTGTCTAGTGTCAGGTCATCACCaaatttcaatgaattggCTGATCAAGATGTGCAATTTATTGAGCTGGACTTACAGTATCGGGGCAAGCTTGGTAGGTTTGAACTACCTTCATCGATAAATATAAACTCGGTTATCAAGGCTGTGAATGTTTCCTCAGTCAATTGTATACCATTCAACATCGATGGTGAGTTTTTGATGGATGACCAACTACATGCACATGTATTACCTAGCTTACGAGCCAACTTTAAGACATATGGGGATGAGGTAGATATGCTGCGTGACCGGAAAGTTTTAGTTGGTAAAGAACTACGGAATTCAATTGAagcaatcaaaaatttgaCAATTGTGGAAACACCGGTTTCTAAAGTGGAATTTTCACCcgaagttgttgatttgaCAAAGGAATGGCGGTATGAGGAGGAAACAAAGTGTTACAAGGCTTCAATCCGAGTTCCCTTGGAACTAAACAGTAAACTATTACGTCGAAGCTCAGTTCATTTACTACCTACCTTTGAAAGTTGTTTGGTGAGTCAGTTTTATTTAGTTTACTTCACCTTGAGTATAAAGAAGTCCAAGAAGTACATAACATTCAAGTTCCCTATCAAAGTTGTGTAA
- a CDS encoding uncharacterized protein (PKUD0C06580; similar to Saccharomyces cerevisiae YDL081C (RPP1A); ancestral locus Anc_2.388): protein MSTETALSYAAVILADSELEVSSENLSKLVAGANIEIDSIWAQIYAKALEGKDLSSLLFNFEVSASPAAGASAGAAAGASGEAAAEEEVEEAKEESDDDMGFGLFD, encoded by the coding sequence ATGTCTACTGAAACCGCATTATCCTACGCAGCAGTTATCTTAGCTGACTCTGAATTAGAAGTTTCTTCTGAAAACTTATCCAAATTAGTTGCAGGTGCaaacattgaaattgacTCTATCTGGGCTCAAATTTACGCAAAGGCATTAGAAGGTAAGGACTTGTCCTCTTTATTATTCAACTTTGAAGTTTCTGCATCTCCAGCAGCAGGTGCTTCCGCAGGTGCAGCAGCAGGTGCATCTGGTGAAGCAGcagctgaagaagaagttgaagaagcaaaggAAGAATCCGATGATGACATGGGTTTCGGTTTATTCGATTAA
- a CDS encoding uncharacterized protein (PKUD0C06590; similar to Saccharomyces cerevisiae YDL082W (RPL13A) and YMR142C (RPL13B); ancestral locus Anc_2.387) codes for MAIHKNLPILKNHFRKHWQERVRVHLDQAGKKASRRAARAAKSARVAPKPVDLLRPIVRCPTIKYNRKVRAGKGFTVAELKAVGYTPKYARTIGIAVDLRRVNRSVESFEANVARLQAYKDSLIIFDKNTKPTGEQVSISATFPVEQPAADVTPRAVVVPEQTAYRTLRLARSEKRYKGIRAKRAAERAEAEAEKKK; via the exons ATGG CTATCCACAAGAACCTTCCAATTCTTAAGAACCACTTCAGAAAGCACTGGCAAGAAAGAGTCAGAGTCCATCTTGACCAAGCTGGTAAGAAGGCATCCAGAAGAGCTGCAAGAGCTGCAAAGTCTGCTAGAGTTGCACCAAAGCCAGTTGATTTACTTAGACCAATTGTCAGATGTCCAACCATCAAGTACAACAGAAAAGTCAGAGCAGGCAAGGGTTTCACCGTTGCTGAATTGAAGGCTGTTGGTTACACTCCAAAGTATGCTAGAACCATTGGTATTGCTGTTGACTTGAGAAGAGTCAACAGATCtgttgaatcttttgaagCTAACGTTGCAAGATTACAAGCTTACAAGGACTCCTTGATCATCTTTGACAAGAACACCAAGCCAACTGGTGAACAAGTCTCCATCTCTGCTACCTTCCCAGTTGAACAACCAGCAGCTGATGTCACCCCAAgagctgttgttgttccaGAACAAACTGCTTACAGAACCTTAAGATTAGCAAGATCTGAAAAGAGATACAAGGGTATTAGAGCAAAGAGAGCAGCTGAAAGAGCTGAAGCTGAAgctgaaaagaagaaataa